A section of the Xiphias gladius isolate SHS-SW01 ecotype Sanya breed wild chromosome 8, ASM1685928v1, whole genome shotgun sequence genome encodes:
- the LOC120793138 gene encoding serine/threonine-protein kinase WNK1-like isoform X2 produces MEAGLGYVKLDWSISGVSGHPAFAYSRSVGGGMSEKPDDKMVKFLAPPQKSGNGPSSGSDSMVVECRPAEVRRRHHTMERDRCNPEHRFLRRSVISDSNATALALPLPSKIPIPAPQRVQLQEAVPQQQQAVADVHLPQTETSLAQNTESADSVRRGEVGKDIEIAKVDVVPSDQEPASVQNTCDEEVVIAVHSAPELGRELPSQTEPESTTEVKVNHEEEGEEEDKDSAKARAEAEQREAEKRVQDDIEEAETKAVGTSPDGRFLKFDIEIGRGSFKTVYKGLDTETTVEVAWCELQDRKLSKAERQRFKEEAGMLKGLQHPNIVRFYDSWEGPSKGRKCIVLVTELMTSGTLKTYLKRFKVMKIKVLRSWCRQILKGLHFLHTRAPPIIHRDLKCDNIFITGPTGSVKIGDLGLATLKRASFAKSVIGTPEFMAPEMYEEKYDESVDVYAFGMCMLEMATSEYPYSECQNAAQIYRRVTSGVKPGSFDKVAIPEVKEIIEGCIRQNKDERYSIKDLLNHAFFQEDTGVRVELAEEDDGEMVAIKLWLRIEDIKKLKGKYKDNEAIEFSFDLNKDVPEDVAQEMVESGYVCEGDHKTIAKAIKDRVSLISRKRAQRQQVREDQEKRMLEEEMQCQLLPAQQPGQQSSTELPQSQPVPQPASYVPPQPNQHSTQISAQPASQQNLQSSNYNTPQSAQLTGLAQGVPYVPQSTGQVPVQVQGQSVATIQPESEEPETDQHQQLQHTGGAGHMGDRLPGSTVLPEAQPPQPGISYSSPPSQHLHSQVSCPQTQNDQMQQQQLSVVQPQMQGVQPDTVAPTNQSVPVASPQYGVYYQPSLPPQIPTQQVTIPPSSQSSAPQQQQQQQQQQQQQQQQQQQQQQQQQQQQQQQQQQPESSSTLQSSTLPQAQTGALQLQAPVSVPQSTPVEQPAGSSALVPPSVEGCLSDAASGLSDGNDGTSTSGGRHEGRSLKRYQRRSVRSRSRHEKSAKAKLIVLSISNVGDRVAECQLETHNRKMVTFKFDLDGDNPEEIAQIMVESEFILENERESFIEQVREVIEMADEKGEGMKEGFPQMSDLQQQPELSVPMLPGISPSTTAQVVHSAGRRFIVSPVPESRLKEQFFGASSANTSFGDEPAPAPSVILGLSLSAPSGTLQQAFSKMKQARVERSSTLDPPSAEQETGTVSSSEAGLGPNSNNVLAPPEAVGSTTSTTFPAISLPSTATSTLPPSTGRVSPPPLFTQSQTPAPVINDASPPPQSSHETPPSQLPPAASIPPSSSTLSPPSAHSSIPTVPGPQLSSSSVSVSSVAGVASSSTSNVPASEQQPFNSAVTSSQPMNSSIHAPQHTTSQGQPVPIPAQPPLPTSSTSQSQGQPQPVESEGAEVQTKTAGRDDIQALDKKLRSLFKDQSTASSVSVDPSQNTGTSSPPTGTSSPPPGAILVPPSNLPLTSGVQSGLGPTTTPGQGMTPAGHAHTPPTKPRAQTLPTGFDQAATPPSDLVPPFPGPNQSQQPLGNLDAQLRRALSPETVQGGNRVQPPAAAFTLGRFQVSLATDGVSSSVPDPSSIVSSSSMTPSSTTSSSSSSSSSYSSPSSPENTLHRSSSLSKGVCENKAINGASSLPAGPSSQPTTIGRFQVSTSSSATSGPTAGSKVGRFSVTVTPVPAAGSSQSHGSSMQNGPSSSTSDPHNAHTHYSSDNDDDSETEDEALQKEISRLREKHMKEIQALQTRQKEEIESLFTRMGKPPPPSVLSPAVAMPGGRRRLKSKSYKSARSSGQPSPVHSGSPALVQSVHGSESTPKQSSPSASEASETATEASQAVGRSSIQQLRSSPSMPSLSSCSTGSSGTSSTNSSGHCQNHSTSLTQATGPTPSASHTQKGKGTFTDDLHQLVDNWARDAISLSHCKRGPKTGAQAALGHDIIPPTNVGRKFSAPGYLCPTLPTPSNPTSTTTTQLPNPANPSVTLGPRKGSLGPVAQGFGYASAPYSAPQWAGPTGTCQVSMINPAQPLTQYQPSTTASVSMHQGYHMGTTPAPQKSVSPGGSNLRPT; encoded by the exons ATGGAAGCTGGACTTGGATACG TGAAACTGGACTGGAGCATATCTGGAGTGTCTGGCCATCCTGCCTTTGCCTACAGTAGGAG TGTGGGTGGTGGGATGTCGGAAAAGCCAGACGACAAAATGGTGAAGTTCCTGGCTCCCCCTCAGAAGAGTGGAAATGGCCCCAGTTCTGGGTCAGATTCGATGGTGGTTGAATGCCGGCCAGCAGAAGTGAGACGCAGGCATCACACCATGGAGCGTGATCGATGTAACCCTGAACACCGTTTCTTGCGCCGCAGTGTCATCAGTGATTCCAATGCTACGGCATTGGCCCTCCCGTTACCAAGCAAGATCCCAATCCCTGCACCTCAACGGGTTCAGCTACAGGAAGCCGTCCCCCAGCAGCAACAGGCTGTAGCTGATGTTCATTTGCCGCAGACTGAAACAAGTTTAGCTCAAAATACGGAGTCTGCTGATAGTGTAAGACGAGGAGAAGTAGGAAAAGATATAGAAATAGCCAAGGTGGATGTAGTGCCTTCAGACCAGGAGCCTGCCAGTGTACAAAATACCTGTGATGAAGAGGTGGTGATAGCAGTTCACTCCGCACCAGAGTTAGGAAGAGAATTGCCAAGTCAAACAGAACCTGAAAGCACCACTGAGGTGAAGGTGAATCAtgaagaagagggggaagaggaggataaGGACTCTGCAAAGGCACGAGCAGAGGCAGAACAGAGAGAAGCTGAGAAAAGAGTGCAGGACGACATCGAAGAAGCAGAAACCAAAGCGGTGGGAACATCACCGGATGGGCGTTTCCTAAAGTTTGATATAGAAATTGGACGTGGCTCCTTCAAGACCGTCTACAAGGGCTTGGACACTGAGACCACAGTGGAGGTGGCTTGGTGTGAGTTGCAG GATCGTAAGCTGTCAAAGGCAGAGCGGCAGCGATTTAAAGAAGAAGCAGGGATGTTAAAGGGACTACAGCATCCCAACATTGTCCGCTTTTACGACTCTTGGGAAGGACCCTCCAAAGGCAGGAAGTGCATTGTACTGGTCACTGAACTTATGACCTCTGGCACACTCAAAAC atATCTGAAGCGTTTCAAAGTGATGAAAATTAAAGTGCTGCGGAGCTGGTGTAGACAAATCCTCAAGGGGCTTCACTTCCTTCATACTCGGGCTCCCCCCATCATCCACAGGGACCTTAAGTGTGACAACATTTTCATCACAGGCCCAACAGGATCCGTCAAGATTGGAGACCTGGGACTGGCCACACTCAAGCGCGCATCCTTTGCCAAGAGTGTTATAG GTACCCCTGAGTTCATGGCGCCTGAGATGTATGAGGAGAAGTACGACGAGTCAGTGGATGTGTATGCCTTTGGAATGTGCATGCTGGAGATGGCCACCTCCGAGTACCCTTACTCAGAGTGCCAGAATGCTGCACAGATCTACCGCAGAGTTACCAGC GGGGTGAAGCCAGGCAGCTTCGACAAGGTGGCCATTCCCGAAGTGAAGGAGATCATCGAGGGATGTATTCGCCAGAACAAGGATGAGAG GTACTCAATCAAGGACCTTCTGAATCATGCCTTCTTCCAGGAAGACACAGGGGTGCGTGTGGAGTTGGCAGAAGAGGATGATGGAGAGATGGTGGCTATTAAGCTGTGGCTGAGAATTGAGGATATAAAGAAACTCAAGGGGAAGTACAAAGACAATGAAGCTATTGAGTTTTCTTTTGACCTCAACAAAGACGTCCCCGAGGATGTGGCTCAGGAAATG GTTGAGTCTGGCTACGTGTGCGAAGGTGACCACAAGACCATTGCAAAGGCCATAAAGGACAGGGTGTCTCTAATCAGTCGCAAGAGAGCACAGCGGCAGCAG GTCCGAGAAGATCAGGAGAAGAGAATGCTAGAGGAAGAGATGCAGTGTCAATTACTGCCAGCACAGCAACCAGGCCAACAATCTAGCACGGAGTTGCCTCAGTCCCAGCCAGTTCCACAGCCTGCCTCTTATGTCCCTCCACAACCAAACCAACACAGCACACAAATATCTGCCCAACCTGCATCTCAGCAGAACCTTCAGAGCTCTAACTACAACACTCCTCAATCAGCTCAACTGACTGGCTTGGCACAGGGGGTCCCTTATGTCCCCCAGTCAACTGGGCAAGTTCCAGTTCAAGTTCAGGGTCAAAGTGTGGCCACCATCCAACCAGAGTCAGAGGAGCCTGAGACTGACCAACACCAACAGCTACAGCACACTGGAGGAG CCGGTCACATGGGAGACAGACTACCTGGTTCCACTGTCCTTCCTGAGGCCCAGCCTCCTCAGCCTGGAATATCCTACAGCTCCCCACCCAGTCAGCATCTTCACTCCCAGGTGTCATgcccacagacacaaaatgaccaaatgcaacagcagcagttgtCAGTG GTTCAACCCCAGATGCAAGGTGTCCAGCCTGATACTGTTGCACCCACAAACCAGTCTGTTCCAGTGGCATCTCCACAG TACGGAGTTTACTACCAACCATCGCTACCCCCTCAG ATTCCCACCCAGCAAGTGACGATACCCCCATCCTCTCAGTCATCTGCCCcccagcaacagcagcagcagcaacagcagcaacagcaacagcagcagcagcagcagcagcagcagcagcaacagcagcaacagcaacagcaacaacaacaacagccagAGAGCAGCTCTACTCTTCAGAGCTCCACTCTCCCACAGGCACAGACCGGAGCTCTGCAGCTACAG GCCCCTGTGAGTGTTCCTCAGTCAACACCAGTGGAGCAGCCAGCAGGATCTTCTGCTCTGGTGCCACCATCTGTAGAAGG CTGCCTGTCAGATGCAGCTTCAGGTCTTAGTGACGGCAATGATGGAACTTCTACATCAGGAGGTCGACATGAGGGGCGCTCGCTGAAGCGTTACCAGAGGCGATCTGTACGCAGCCGCTCCCGCCatgagaagtctgcaaaggcgAAGCTAATTGTTCTCAGT ATCTCTAACGTGGGTGACAGAGTAGCAGAGTGCCAGCTGGAAACACACAACAGGAAGATGGTGACCTTCAAATTTGACCTTGATGGTGATAATCCAGAGGAGATTGCACAGATCATG GTTGAGAGCGAGTTCATCCTGGAGAATGAGCGGGAGTCCTTCATCGAGCAGGTCCGTGAAGTCATAGAAATGGCTGATGAGAAAGGAGAGGGGATGAAGGAAGGCTTTCCCCAG ATGAGTGACCTCCAACAACAGCCTGAGCTGTCTGTTCCCATGCTTCCAG GAATTTCCCCCAGTACAACAGCCCAGGTGGTGCATTCAGCAGGACGAAGATTCATCGTCAGCCCAGTGCCAGAGTCTCGTCTTAAAGAGCAGTTCTTTGGAGCTTCTTCTGCTAATACCTCCTTTGGAGATGAACCTGCTCCTG CTCCCTCTGTCATATTgggcctctctctgtctgctccatCTGGGACCCTCCAGCAGGCTTTCAGTAAGATGAAGCAGGCTCGTGTAGAGAGAAGCAGCACCCTTGATCCACCTTCTGCTGAACAAGAAACGGGCACTGTCTCTTCCAGTGAGGCTGGACTCGGACCAAACTCTAACAATGTTCTGGCTCCTCCAGAAGCTGTAGGTTCCACCACTAGCACTACTTTTCCTGCAATATCTCTACCATCTACTGCAACATCCACACTGCCTCCCTCAACTGGGAGGGTTTCCCCTCCACCTCTATTCACGCAGTCCCAAACTCCCGCTCCTGTCATCAATGATGCCAGTCCACCTCCTCAGTCTTCCCATGAAACACCTCCCTCACAGCTTCCACCAGCTGCCAGCATTCCTCCGTCATCTTCtactctttctcctccttcagcGCATAGCTCCATCCCCACAGTACCTGGGCCGCAGCTGAGCAGTagttctgtctctgtctcttctgttgCTGGTGTTGCATCCAGTAGTACTAGTAATGTCCCTgcttcagagcagcagcctttTAATAGTGCTGTTACATCTTCTCAGCCTATGAACTCATCCATCCATGCACCACAGCACACAACCTCACAGGGTCAGCCTGTTCCCATTCCTGCTCAGCCCCCACTTCCCACCTCATCAACCAGTCAGAGTCAGGGCCAACCACAGCCGGTGGAGTCGGAGGGGGCTGAGGTACAGACAAAGACCGCTGGTAGAGATGACATCCAAGCTCTAGATAAGAAGCTACGGTCTCTCTTCAAAGACCAGAGCACTGCCTCCTCAGTGTCAGTGGATCCCAGCCAGAACACGGGGACCTCCTCTCCGCCCACTGGGACTTCTTCCCCTCCACCTGGAGCCATCCTGGTGCCCCCATCTAACCTTCCCCTCACTTCTGGGGTACAAAGTGGCCTTGGCCCCACAACCACCCCGGGACAGGGTATGACCCCGGCAGGACATGCCCACACCCCTCCAACTAAGCCCAGGGCACAG ACTTTGCCTACTGGTTTCGATCAAGCTGCTACTCCTCCCTCTGACCTTGTACCCCCCTTTCCTGGACCAAATCAG TCACAGCAACCCCTGGGTAATTTGGACGCACAGTTGAGGAGAGCGCTGAGCCCAGAGACCGTTCAGGGAGGTAACAGAGTCcagcctccagcagcagctttcaCTCTTGGACGTTTCCAA GTATCACTTGCCACTGATGGTGTGTCCAGTAGTGTTCCAGATCCCTCTAGCattgtttcctcttcctccatgaCGCCGTCCTctaccacctcctcctcctcttcttcttcctcttcatacTCCTCCCCCTCAAGTCCGGAAAATACCCTCCATCGTTCATCGTCTCTGTCCAAAGGAGTTTGTGAAAATAAGGCTATAAATGGAGCCTCATCTCTCCCTGCCGGTCCTTCCAGTCAGCCCACCACTATTGGGCGCTTCCAAGTGTCCACTAGCAGCAGTGCCACATCTGGACCCACCGCTGGCTCTAAAGTGGGACGATTTTCAGTCACAG TGACCCCAGTTCCAGCAGCAGGATCTAGTCAATCACACGGCTCCAGTATGCAGAACGGGCCCTCATCTTCAACTTCTGACCCGCATAATGCACATACCCATTACAGTAGTGACAATGACGACGACTCGGAGACTGAGGACGAGGCTTTGCAGAAAGAAATTAGCCGTCTGAGAGAAAA ACATATGAAGGAGATCCAGGCCTTGCAGACTCGTCAGAAAGAGGAGATAGAGTCTCTGTTCACGCGCATGGGgaaacctcctcctccttctgtcctctctcctgctgtggCCATGCCTGGAGGTCGACGTAGGCTGAAAAGCAAAAGCTACAAATCTGCTCGCAGTAGTGGACAGCCCAGTCCTGTACACTCAG GATCCCCAGCCTTAGTTCAGAGCGTCCATGGTTCAGAATCGACTCCAAAGCAAAGTTCACCCTCTGCATCAGAGGCCTCAGAAACCGCAACAGAGGCATCACAAGCAGTCGGCAGGTCATCCATACAGCAGCTCCGATCCTCTCCATCCATGCCGAGCCTCAGCAGTTGCTCCACAG GATCAAGTGGGACCAGCTCCACAAACAGTTCAGGCCATTGCCAGAACCATTCTACTTCCCTGACCCAGGCAACTGGACCCACTCCCTCTGCCTCTCACACCCAGAAGGGCAAGGGCACCTTCACTGATGACCTTCACCAACTGGTGGATAACTGGGCAAGAGATGCCATCAGCCTCTCCCACTGCAAGAGAGGTCCTAAAACTGGAGCACAAGCAGCACTGGGACATGAT ATAATCCCTCCAACCAACGTGGGACGTAAATTTTCAGCTCCAGGCTACCTCTGCCCAACACTTCCCACGCCTTCCAACCCCacatccaccaccaccactcaaCTTCCCAACCCAGCTAACCCCTCTGTCACTCTGGGGCCCCGTAAAGGCTCCCTGGGCCCAGTTGCTCAGGGGTTCGGATATGCCTCGGCCCCTTACAGTGCTCCTCAGTGGGCCGGACCCACAGGCACGTGCCAGGTCAGCATGATTAACCCTGCGCAGCCACTAACGCAGTACCAGCCGTCAACGACAGCCTCAGTGTCCATGCACCAAGGCTACCACATGGGAACAACACCAGCCCCCCAGAAATCAGTCAGCCCTGGAGGGTCCAACCTGAGGCCTACGTAG